The DNA sequence GTTTAGATTCTCTTTGAATTGACTTCTCCCTGTGCTTCTTTACCATTACAATCTCCAAgttttcttattctcattttccctttaaagTGGATGTTTCCCAGTTATTTATATCTGACCTTCTTTTAACTCTTTTTGCAGAGTTTTAAAGAACTTTTGActctttgttttagaaatgtcTGCCTTCAAGTAGCAGATCCATGCCAGTAAATGTCTAATCCACATCTGCAGCTGACTTCTCTCTAAACTAAGCAGCAACAGAAAAATTTTCTCCAAACAATACCGGGACCTCCATCTGGTCGTTACCTAATGGTTTCGTACTTCCAAGACTGAATGTGTCATCCTACTTCACAAACCTGTACCTTCTATTCCATCATTTAAAGGCATCACAGCCCTCCCAGTCACCCACTGAAAAGCCTTGATCATCTCTCATTCATTCTCCTATCCCTTTGTGAACCTGCCTCCAAACACTTGCATGTCCTGCTTGTTTACTCCCATTCAACACATCCGATTTTCCCTAGCCTTTCAAATACCCCAGCCAAGGTCTCCATCACTCTGACATGGACTAATATGATCCTCTACCAGCTCCTTTCCCCTCAAACTGTGCTCTTCCTGCCTTTGGCTCTTGTCTCTAAAACATCCTGCATGCAAGTGAAGGCCACTGGGGAAAACTGCACAAATGAACCAGTTGGTACCACTAAAACGTACAGTTCCTAATCTCTTTCATACTACTCATCAGtcttttttacttctctttagtCAGCCCTCTCGCCCTTTGTCTCTAGTGACTATTCCAGACTCTTCAGTGCCTTAAACTTCCCTCACCTCACCTACTCCATCCTCTGTTGACAAATACCTCCTTACAGGTGTAAGAAAAGCAAGGTAATTAAATGGAAACATTCCCAACATCTCCTCTTACTTTTACTATTTCCATAATCAGATCCGTATCCATACCCATTtacttctttccctttgttttattCTAATTGTGTCCTTGTTGCTGTCCCTCCCGACCTCGTTTAGGACCTTTATTTGTCTCTATCTTCTTTGGAATCTTTAATCAGCTCCCTTTCCATATAAAAACGCTCAGTTAAACCCTAACTCCACCTtccattcttccattttgtcaccttttctttccattcatgCAGCAAGTATTATATGCCTAACAAATGTTGGATCGTAGGACCAAAGGGTAAGAACTTTGTCTTACCGTCCTTCATCATTATGCCAGAACATGACTTAGAGTAAGTACAACAGATATTTGAATTGAACCTAAATATAAGTGCACTCTGTCATTTCCCGAATTTAAAACCTTTAATAAATTCTCAGTGTGCAGAGAATAATTTTGGCTTTCTATGTTTGGAGCATGGCGTTCAGGACGATCCTCCACAATGAGGTCTCAGCTTATCTTTCCAATTCCATTTTCACTTACTTTCTTTACTCTTTGTCCAAACCGAACTACTTTGCATACCCGTGAGCCAACTTTCCATGCCTTTCCTCAGGATACGTCCTTTATCTAGTTTGCCTTCatcctctcttttctgtcttcccaAACCCATTGTAACATCCAGACACTCTCTACTGCCTTCTCCAGAAACTTCCCCAGACTGCCTTAGCTAAGGTTATTTCTTCCTCCGTGGTGCTTTCATTGTCAATTACTATACTTTAGCTTACATTTTAGTTTGAATGGTTCTTTTTCAGGGGTATCTTTAAGAAAGCTATGGActcttaaaacaagaaaaatagatGTACGGTAGTTTGGTGTATaacttcatctttttcatttgtcttctgaAGTCTACCATTGGAGCCCAGATTAAGGATTACTGTTAGAGAAAATAGTGTGTTGTAGGTTCCTTGAAACTAGAGCTTTTTCCAAtttatcattctctttttctctaaactttGTATAGTGGTCTCTATATCTTAAGTGCTTAGTCGATTTATGGAATAAGTAGATGTATGAGATTTGTTTAAAGTTTACAGGTACAGAAAGCCTCTCATAAGCCATCGTGCTGGACAGATTTTACTGAGAGTCAGTTATGCGTTACCCACAGTTAGTAACTTCAGTCGCAGTTCCCAGCTCCTACCCCAGCAGGAAAAGGCTTCGACTGTAATAAGATGGTTGACACCATTGTGAACTTGAGGCCCAAAGTAGTGTATTTATCAGACAGTATATCATAATTCGCCTTACTTTCACTGTCTTGTTATAACAGGTGAAAAGAAACTTGGCACTGTTATCACTCCAGACACGTGGAAAGACGGTGCAAGGAATACCACAGGTATTTTTCCCTGTTAGAAAACAGAAGTTGAATCAAATACTTCCTGTGACTGATGTTTTAGCTTTTGCATTATTTGTAAAAGGAAATGATTTGTGCACAAAGTATTTcatctattaaatattaaagaattccAGATCCCCCCCCCCAACAATTTAATACCTTCTATTTAGTTTTCTTGGTTACATGTTAGGGGTTCCTAATCTGTGAGGTAAGACAGTGCAATATCATTAAATGATTTTCATCCAATGAGTATATCATAGTAATTGATTTGATTCAGCTTTATTAGAGTATATATTTAATTCCCCCTTTCTTCACCTgacttttatattcttaaatcatTTTACAGTTTTCACCTTCATATCATTACATACAGTTAAGATGttttcaaagggaaggaaaagaaatacttatACTGTATTCAGGGTCTGTGGCACCAAAGCAATGGCTTCTAGATTTTACAAGAGGTAAATTAAATGTAGACCCATTCCTAAAGTCCTGTTTTGAATCtgagaaataaaaggattatccagaattttattgtttcataataaatgtttcctttttaagtgATGTCTTAAAAACGAGGCTATTCAATGaagattttgaaaatgttgaTATTGGCTAGTCAATTCGTAGGAGGTCAAAGAatgaactctttaaaaatgtacatgtcATAGTGAAATGTGCAGAAATACCCactaaaatatgtgtatttttgatATAGAAAGTGGTGGAAGAAAgctgaatgaaaataaagcttTGACTTCAAAAAAAGCAAGGTAGGTGAAGGAGCAGCTATGCTACGGGCATGTTACTGTCCACTCTTTTTAATCTTCAGCACACTGAATTTGGAGTGTGTCATTCTGTCCTGAGGAAACAGAGTTACGTAGTTCCTAGCACACAAAACGAAGCTATTTGTCATACCCTGCTGATTTCGCCCTGATCCTTCTCACTGTATCAATATATGATGATATTACtgctactttttatatataatttcaccagaaaacatgacttttatttcattgtttttcttttcttctctctccttttttcttgtcttttcaaaaCTATGGTTTCTGGCCTTACCCCTACAACTACTTTGCAATTTCATTCGAGTGCTTCAGTGTGGTATGGAATAATATTGCCTGGTTTGTATTTGCTCTAGATTATTTTATCTAGATCTTCATTATTGTACAAATTGGAGGCACTAGAGAGATGTGGACGGATGAGAAGCTCTGGAATCAGACCTAAATTTGAATTgagactgtctctctcttgctctgagaCCTTAACAAAGTCAAGCCAGTTTCTTGACttttctgaactttattttttcatctaagAGTGGAGATAATAATGTCTCCTATCCTAAAAACCACTTTTTGACACCATGCCTTATTATTCCCAGTCTTAAAAATTCCATGAACTCTTCCAGCTGCCACCTCATTTCCTTGCTTCCCTTCACAGCAAAAGTTTCCAAAAGCTTTATGCAGAAGCTCTCTCAATGTACATGAGTTCCATTCTCGACTTCTGCCAGACTTCTGCCGCTCCGGCCGGTCTTCAGCCCACCAAACCCTTGCAGCTGCTCTCCGCAGGGTCACACCTAATGGCCACTTCCCTATTCTTACCTCACTTAAACTCTTAACAACTCTCATTTTTGCAGCCTTctattccctctctttttcttttctttgtttttgtatttgttttgttttgttttaagtaagccCTACCCGcagtggggcctgaactcacagccCCGGGATCAAGAACCGCATACTcctttgactgagccagccaggcacccctgcaaccTTGTATTCTCTTAGCTCTGAGGTACCACACTCTTTTCTCCCAACTCACCATTCCTTCTCAGTCAAGTGCCTCTGGACTCAATCCtagacctttctctttttttctatttacaaatgTATAATCTCCCCTCAAGTGACGTTAGTCCAGTGGCTTGAAATTCGAACTGTATGTTAATAACTCTCAGATTTATATCTCGTGTCCTGACTTCTCCTTTGAGCTCCAAACATATATCCAGCTGCCTACTTGTCTTACCAATTTGATGTCAAACAGGCAACCTCTTGTTCCTTCAGTCTTCTACTGTACCACTGTCTGGTGGTCCAGTTGTGCAAACCAAAAAGCTAGAATTCTGCACTgatccctttcttttcctcacttcccTTTCATCAGTAAGTTCTTCAGCTCTACCACCAAAATATAACCTGAGTCCACTTGCTTCTGTCCATCTCACTGCTCTTACCTGCTTCCAGACCACTGTTATGTCTTACTTAGATGCTGTAGTAactctctttctgcttcctctcTAGTTCTCTATAGTTTAATCTCATAGTAACCAGAGTGGTCCTTTAAAGGCCACATAAGTGCTTTTCTCAGAACCctgcattgcttttcttttcacataGAATAGAATCGAAGCCCCCTTCCACCTTCTTACAAGATTCTCCATTTTCTGGTCCCTCCCACATCTGTGACTTCCTGTTGGACCTATTCCTGCATCTGAGAGGCCAAGCCTGCCCCCATTGGGAGGTTTGTGCTTGCTGCTCTCTCCTCCTCAAGCTCATCCTGCGGAGTTCACATAACTGGCACCTTGTCATTACTAGGATCTAGCTGAAATGTCACCTCCTAAGAGTGAGTCCCTACCCGACATCTGAATTGAtgtcttcccctccttccctcatgtCTGTCACAGTATCCTGTTTGAATTTTCTCTGCAATGTGTACCACTATCTGAAAAGCACGCTTGTTCCTTTACTTATTGTCTGCCTCCTCACTTCAATGTCAGCTTGAGAAGGCAAAGCCTTTGTCAAGTTCATCTCTGGTATGTAAAACAGTAAcaagcacatagtaggcactcgtatatttgctgaatgaattaataCCTATTTCATGACATTGTCCCAaggattagaaataataataatgaagcttTTACTACCtgcagtacctggcacataatggTGCTTATTAAATAATGGATATAAAACAGCATAATAAACTGGGATGGAGCATCTCACTAAGTATTGCTCTGACTTATTGATGTCTCCTAAGACCGTTCAGTTATTATTAATGAAGTTGTAATTTTTACAGATGGTACAGGTTTAGATACCTCCAGGTCCTATATGCTCCCAGCCTCACTCCAATATCTTTAATAAGTAGCTATTATTTTTGGATACTCTAAATGTCTCACTTTGGAAAGTGTACCATTATATTGTATTGAATCTAAGATACCAACATTTAGAAGTTGTATCattactttaagaaagaaaaagctctggggtgcctgggtggctcaattggttaagcatccagctttggctcaggtcatgatctcacagtcggtgggttcgagccccacgtcaggctctgtgctgacagctcagagcctggagcctgctttagcttctgtgtctccctctctctctgaccctcccctgctctcactgtctctctctgtctctcaaaactaaacaaacaaacaaaaaaagcattaaaaaaagaaaaagctctgcCATGAATGGTAAGATGTCAGACATATTAAAATGTGCATCTTAGAATTAATTATGGTTTTAGGCAAAAGTAATCTCCAGAAATATAGATGCAAACAAATCAAGCTTATTGAAAAGAGGAATGGTGTCTACTGTATCTTCCCTTGTGCGGAGTAGGATGACATTCTTTTGGGTTTCAAAAAATTAACCTTCGAAAATGAGCTGTTGTATTGTATCCCAAGAGAAGAAACCAGGTCTAGGACAGTGTTGGTATTTGGTTTATGAGTATTGTTACGAAGGTTATGGCCAATTTAGGGGGAATTATTTTCTACTCCAGCCActgtaaaatgacatttttatataaCAGAAATTCTTTTATGCAAAGGGATTGGATCAGTTCATTGAAAATGTAGCTACAGTAGGCAACCATTAAAAGATACACATACCTTATTGTAAGTAATagcacatacatgtacatgcatTCATCAATCATTTGGTACTGATTATGAGTCTACTGATAAGAACTCTTCATCATTTTCCTCACATAAATTATAACCAGAGTGCACATTTCTGGTATCTTAAAATGGAGCAGGAACTGATACTTGCAAAGTGCCAAGTCCTTCCACTTATGATTTTGTTCCTATTTTGAAGTTGTCTCCCCTAATTCAGTGGCATTTTAGTGATTCACATTTATCTCGCCATCCTCAAGCAGTCTCATAGGCTTTCATAGAACTGGTCAATTTTTGCACCCACATTTCGTCAATTTCCATAATATTTAACTATATCACACAAATAGATTGACAAATACAACTTGTAGAAACAGGCTTGGGATCAAGTACAACAGACTGCTTAAAAGCATACAACTCACATGGAAGGGGTAGGAGAGTgcaggagcagtgagagagggtgGCAAGTGTGCTGCGCCTCTCAATCGTGGAGTTTGACAGAGGGGACAAAGCATGGATTAACCCCATTTGTTGCTTAAGGGAAGTCACTTAAGTGTTTctattctacttttcatttttctttctttaaaaacaacaacaacaacaacaactcaagATTCGATCCGTATGGAAAGAACAAGTTCTCCACTTGCAGAATTTGTAAAAGTTCTGTGCACCAGCCGGGCTCTCATTACTGCCAGGGCTGTGCCTACAAAAAGGGTAAGTTTCTTTCAACACCGTTTCTCTATTCATATCCAGCCTACTTTCGGCTCTGACTTCGATAACACAGAAAAGGAGTAGCCTTTCATAATTTCAAAGACCAATCCTGTTAGTCAAGTGCTTTTTTCTCTAAGGCAAGATGACCCTTAGAACCCGGTACATAGTTGCCAGTCTgtgcttgctttttctcttctctgatgctttcaaattatgttttaagCCTCAGGAGTGACAAATAAATCAAAGTGTTGATAGTAGGTATTTGATTGGTATTATGTGTTGGTATTATGATTTGATTGCttacatgttttgtttgtttgttttaggcaTCTGTGCAATGTGTGGAAAAAAGGTTTTGGATACCAAAAACTACAAGCAAACGTCTGTGTAGATGTGTCGATGATATTTCTGGCTTTCTATgtgattttactttttgcttAGAATTTCCAAGGCATAACACAGATGTTCAGGttaaaattaacacattttaagACAGTGACTATTAAACTGTTGATTAGTtgataagtattcttttttttttttatgctttcaggAAGTTCTAAACAACAGTGTAACTAGTTTTCTGCCTTAGTTCTTTTCCTCACAAGCATCTTGTTGAACTAGCATAAGTGgaaaattgaatgaaaaatattttcccagttCTGTATATGCTTTTTATTGATCATTATTTGTATAATTCTTTTCCTCACCCTCTACTTTATTTATAgatatcacagaagagagaaggagattacTGATGGATGTTTTGCTCTGAATTTTACATCAGACTTGTCATTTCCCTCATTCCCTTCTTGGTTGCATGGTTCTTTGAGCAGTCTCTTTATTAATTGTAGGTTCATAGGGCATTGAAATATCCAAGACCATTATTGCTGAATGGTTCCTTAGTAATTAGCCCAGACCCCAATCACAAGTTTGTATtatgatactttttatttattctttatgccAAAGTGCAGTTTCTTTCCTATGAGAATACAAGGGTCAGCCCATGTATGTCCAAATGAACGCactgaatttcagaaaaagaCAGGTTGTGCACATTACCTTGAATTCGAATGTTCACAAAAGCCAAAACAGTGTTCATCCATGGTAATGTGTAACAAATGAGTGACTACTCTTTTTGGAAGGCTCCTTGAAGCAaaatccaaactttttttttttttaccttccatcccaaccccccaaaataaatagaacaaaaccaACATTTTGActcttctatatatatatatataacatagacTGCTAAGACTACTTTGAGGTTCAAAGTATTTTTCTTGTGCTGCCTTCAGAAGTTTTGGACTTCTGCTTTTGAAGCCTGCAGCCTGTTATGAGAAACCAAAAACATATTCCTTATCGCCAAGTGTGGTATGTGAACATACATATCACTATAAAATATGCAAGAGAGATAACATGATACACATGGTGAAGATACTACATTTctgtttgctttaaaattattatggaaaatatttaaaattttaaccttaATTTAtctgtaagtttttttaaaatagtgtttttctaGGATACGTTGTTATTCTTATCCAGAAGAATCACAAAGATGatgcaaaatataataaaaaagctCTGAAAGCAAGAAGTATCTTCTCATGCTTTAATCAATTAGGGAGTTTTCATTAAATCTACACAAGGGGCCCATAATAAGATCAAGTCAGAGTGTCCCCCAAGTCCATTAAAAATTGGGTGGGTCGACTTAGAGAAAGTACTTTTCTCAGGTATCAGGTAGGTTATGACTTCCACAACTATTTCAAATTTGTGCTTTGCATAACTTCCTTCCATAAATGACATACTGGCCAGACTCAAGTTCTTCTAGaagatttttgttattattacacCTCAGAATAGactatacatattataaatttttatattgttgaaATAACAGTAAGACTGCCATAAGTTGAataaaagttggggcacctggatggctcagttggttaagtgtcccaacttttggtttcagctcaggtcatgatctcaggattcctaagatcaagccctgcatcactctgtactaacagcgtggagcctgcttgggatcctctctctccctctctctctgcccctccctaccctcaaagtaaataaacagtgttttaattgaataaaagttttaagtgagaaggaaaatcccaaaacaaaacatgagcataaaatattttttagaggagcctgggtggcacgGTCCGTTGGGtgcttgacttcagctctggtcatgagctcacagtctgtgaaatggagccccatatcaggctatTAGCACGGAACcggcttcagagcctctgtcctcctgtctctctgcccctgccccacttgcactccgtcaaaaaataaaacatttaaaaataataaaatatttttaaaacataaggcataaaaacaaactataagaTGACATAATTAAGGCCAAACAGCTTTTATCAAAGTAAATGTAAAAGtgattaatgtatttttaaacctcagattgtatttaaaatacacatattagaAATAGCGTAAATACCAATAGCATACCTTTAAGTACATTCATTCATAGAATATGCAGCTATCAAAATGATGTTAAGAATTACGCATGTGCAGAAGCTTGTAGGCATATACAAAAAACATCTGAGAGCAATTAGTACTGTTTTCTCTGTAGAGTGGAACTGAAGGTTGAGGAAAGAGAGACTTAACCCTTTTACCCTAATGGCAACCAcctaataatacattttagttccTACTTCCCCTACATGTTGAAGCAGGAGACTACTAGTTATAGTATcctggaaatatatatatttacatgcacatatatgtatatgttctgagaatttgaagaagaaacacattcttctgcagttgacttcattttttaaaatgatttttaaaaatgttttcattcttgagagagatacagagcaagagctgagggacagagagagagaggaatcctaagcaggctccaggctctgagctgtcagcacagagactgacgtggggctcaaactcctgaactgcaagatcatggcctaggccaaagtcagacactcaaccaactgagccacccaggcacccactgccttatttttaatgtttctcatgTTCGGTTGGCCATTTTCTCtctattgatatatatatatttttttttcttggccaatTTAAGAATACATTGCAGACATACCTTTTCACATTTAATGTTACATATGTACTTCGTAAGAACAAACATACTAAGTACAGTTACCAAACTCAGGAATTTAACATTGATAGAATGCTTTCATTTAATCTACAGCCCCTATTCCACTTTCAGGTGTTGTTCTGTTGGTAATTTTTTGGCAGCTACAGGATCTAGTCCAGGATCATACGTTAGATTATCATGATTCTGTCTAGAACAGTTCCATAGCCTGTCTTTTATAGTATCAATATGTTGAAGAATACAGGACAGTTAAAGTATACATTATCCTtcagtttgggtttctttttctttttttttttttttatgtttccttgtGGTTAGATTTGGGTTATGCACTGTGAGCTGAAATACTATGAGTGATCTGTGCTTCTGGTGTCACACCAAGACTCACACAATATCACTTTCTCCCATATTGATGTCCATTTTGATCACTTGGGTAAGATGTTTGTCTTAACCCGGGGCCTGGGGACTGCTCGTCCGCCCGACCActtccaccccaggctggagCGGCACTTGGGTGCCGCGGTGCACTCACTTGCCATGTCCAGGCGCGCATGTCCCcggctttgagcgcgcctccGTCTTGGGTCCttcacctgagggagggagagaaaacagggcaggagaagggagacgcagagagtgaagacagcacacggtttccgatcaagcctctagcttctttattcttcttccttcttttttttttattaagaaaataattcctcttatatagaattttggggcggagaactgacccgcatcggttaccaggtaaacagagtcaaatgcatgtcaaaagaagcgcccagacttgcctctgcaatgctggggagggggagctagcactgaataatccaaaatgcagttttgatcttttgtgcaccttggccactccacgtctggcccagcatgactgacgccaaaatcttggaccaggaaatggcaatctccagcctccagatgcaaatcttgtttactggtttactccccggagagtgataatccttgtatgaggcagccagaaaacttggcggcttccgaCAGATGTTGTCCAGTTTCTCCACTGAatagttactatttttctttttataactagTTGATAATTTGCgaggagaaacttttttttaagtttatttatttattttgagtggggaaggggcagagagaaagggagggagagaatccgaagcatgcaCTGCACTACCTGTGCAGCATCCAATtcggggttcaatctcatgaaccgtgagatcatgacctgagccaaaatcaagagtcagacacttaactgacagagccatccagatgcccagGAAATTTTTGAGACTACATTGATGTTCTATTGCTCATCAGACCTGCCTCTTAACAGCTTTAGCATCCTTTGATGATTCtaatctgaaaaacatttttcactatGATGCTTAGAAAACtgtgattttcttgtttttttttttttaaataagagagtgagtggggga is a window from the Suricata suricatta isolate VVHF042 chromosome 4, meerkat_22Aug2017_6uvM2_HiC, whole genome shotgun sequence genome containing:
- the CRIPT gene encoding cysteine-rich PDZ-binding protein isoform X2 yields the protein MVCEKCEKKLGTVITPDTWKDGARNTTESGGRKLNENKALTSKKARFDPYGKNKFSTCRICKSSVHQPGSHYCQGCAYKKDITEERRRLLMDVLL
- the CRIPT gene encoding cysteine-rich PDZ-binding protein isoform X3, with translation MVCEKCEKKLGTVITPDTWKDGARNTTESGGRKLNENKALTSKKARFDPYGKNKFSTCRICKSSVHQPGSHYCQGCAYKKDDIQGGKIRQEIAW
- the CRIPT gene encoding cysteine-rich PDZ-binding protein isoform X1, which encodes MVCEKCEKKLGTVITPDTWKDGARNTTESGGRKLNENKALTSKKARFDPYGKNKFSTCRICKSSVHQPGSHYCQGCAYKKGICAMCGKKVLDTKNYKQTSV